In the genome of Massilia sp. UMI-21, the window AAGCTGATCGACGACTTCTCGCACGTCATCTTCGGCGTCGTGAACATCGTCATGAAAGCCGCCCCGATCGGCGCCTTCGGCGCCATGGCCTTCACCATCGGCAAATACGGCCTGGCCTCGCTGCTGCCGCTGGCCAAGCTGATGGGCTCCTTCTACCTGACCTGCTTCCTGTTCGTCGGCGTGGTGCTGGGCTTCATCGCCAAAATGACCGGCTTCTCGGTGTTCCGCTTCATCCGGTACATCAAGGAAGAACTGCTGATCGTGCTCGGCACCAGCTCGTCGGAAAGCGCCCTGCCGGCCCTGATGCGTAAACTCGAGCGCCTCGGCTGCTCCAAGCCGGTGGTCGGCCTGGTGGTCCCGACCGGCTACTCGTTCAACCTGGACGGCACCAACATCTACATGACGATGGCGGCCCTGTTCGTGGCCCAGGCCACCAACACCGAGTTGACCCTGATGCAGGAATTGACCATCCTGGCGGTGGCGATGCTGACCTCGAAAGGCGCCTCGGGCATCACCGGCGCCGGCTTCATCACCCTGGCCGCCACCCTGGCCGTGGTCCCGACCATCCCGGTGGCCGGCATGGCCCTGATCCTCGGCATCGACCGCTTCATGAGCGAGGCGCGCGCGCTGACCAACTTCGTCGGCAACGGCGTGGCCACGGTGGTGGTGTCGAAGTGGGAAAAGGAGCTCGACGTGCAGCGCATGGACGACGTGCTGCACGGCCGCGTGCCGGTCGAGGGCGGCGTCGCGCCGACCCCGGAGCTGGAGCCGGTGCGCGTGGCCGCCTGATCTCACCCGGTCCGACCCGAAAACCGCATCTCCGGATGCGGTTTTTTTTGGCGCTGTCCTCTTTATCTGTTGATGACGCCGATCGCGATGCGCAACAACTGTTCCGCAGTAATTACCCGTGCGCCGTCAAGCGCCCGGTGCCAACCCAGGTAGTTCGGCAGGTAGCGCGATGCCACGCCGCGGTCGCGTGCCACCAGAATGCAGTCGAGCTCGTTCGAGATGCCGCGCTGACGTGCCGCGCCGCCTCGCTTTCTCGGCGCCCGGTCCAGCTTGCGCGCGCCTTTTTGCGATTCCAGGATGAACATTTCATCGGCCTCGACGATGCCGTTCAGTTGCTCTGGCTGGTCGTGCTTGACCCGGTCGACGAAGCGGTGGCGCCAGCGAAACGCGGTGTTGCGGTGCACGCCCACGTCAAGCGCGGCGCGGCGCACCGATTTGACCTCCATCAACGCGTCCAGGTAGTCGAGCCATTTTTCGCGCAGCCGCAGCCGCGCAAAAGGCGTGCCGCTCAGGTCGTTGAAGCTGCGGCCGCATTCCCTGCAGCGGTAGCGCTGCAGGCCGTTGGCATGGCCGTGCCTCAGCAGTTCATGCCTCATCCATAGTTAACGCTGACAGAGCCTTTTTTTGTCCAGGGCACGCTACCCAATCGCGGCAAATGCCGGCATTCTGCAAACAACTGTTTTCAAATGTGACCGAAAAGCCTTGATTTTTCATTAACATCATTTTGAACACCTCCCTATGTCCCCGTAAAATGCTTGCCACATAGAAAAAATGCTTCCGCAAGCACAACCATTACTAGGACACGCCATGCCTGAACAATCCACCGCCCCCCGCCAGGAAATCGCCTTCGTCAACGGCAACCTGGCGGACCTGCAGACGCTCATTGCAGGCATGCGTCCGGACATCGAGATCATCTTGCTGGACCCCGCCGGAGACGGCCTGGCGCAGATCGCGCGCACCCTGGCCGGCCGCGCGGACCTCGATGCGATCCATCTGATCGGCCACGGCGCATCCGGCCTGCTCGCACTCGGCGACCTCACGCTCGATGCCGCCTACCTGAAGCAGCATGCCGACGTGCTGGCCGATATCGGCGCCGCGCTGGCCGAGGACGGCGACATCCTGCTGTATGGCTGCGACACCGGCGCCGGCAGCGCCGGCGCGCAATTCCTGCAAACCCTGGCCCAGGCCACGGGCGCCGATGTCGCCGCTTCCGACGACGCCACCGGCGGCGCTGCCGCGGGCGGCGATTGGAAACTCGAAGTCACTGCCGGCCAAGTCGACAGCGCCGCGGCCATCGCGGACGGCGCCGCCTGGTCGCCGATCCTGGCGCTGAGCGCGGGCACCGTCCATACCTATGGCGAGAACACCTGGGCCTTCAGCAGCCTGGCGCAGGACGCGGCCGGCAACATCTACCTCGCCCACAAGCTGGACTCGACGGCGATCTCGCTCAAGCAGTGGAACGGCAGCGCATGGACCGAGCTGACCCAACTGACCACGGCGATGACCGGCGACACCTCGTTCTCCGACGACCTGGACCTGAAGGTCGACGCCGACGGCAACCTCGACCTGATGTTCCGGCACGCGAAAAACGTGACCAGCGGCATCGACTCGCTGCGCGGCATCAAATTCGGCGAGTTCGACATGGGTACCCGGACCTGGACAACCACCCTGGTCGAGCAGTCCTCGCACCCGAGCGGCTGGCTGAACTACGACGACCCGAGCATGACGATCGACGCCGCCGGCAGGCTGCACGTGGTGTACAACTTCGACGACGCATCGGTCCACGACTACTACATCAGGTACGCGACCAGCGCCGACGGCGGCGCCAGCTGGGCCACCTCGACCGTCCTGAAGACCACCATCGACGGCGTCGACGAACTCAAGGACCCGACCGTGGAGGTCGACGGCGCCGGCAACGTCCACCTGTTCTACATCCGCGAGGACAACCAGAATACCTACTACGGCAACCTCTACTACGCCACCAAGGCCGCCGGCAGCAGCACCTGGTCGGCTTCCACGAAAATCGCCGACGCGCTCACCTCGGCCTTCACCATGGCGACCGACGGCGCCGGCCACTTCCACATCGGCTATTCGCTGCGCACCACGAACGACCAGAACGTCACGACGGGCTCCAAGCTGAACATCCTGAGCAACGCGTCCGGCAGCTGGTCGACCGAAACGGCGCTGCAGGATGCGCGCACGAACTCCATCGGCGGCCTGCAACTGGCCGACGGCAAACTCCACATGCTGGTCAATTCGCGCACCCTGGACCGCTCGGCAACCGAAATCTACGTGATGCGCGAGGATGCCGGCACCTGGCAGAAAGGCTACCAGGGCGAAGCGGTCTTGCCCGCGCTCAGCACCGAGTCCAGCAGCCAGTACTTCGCGGAACGCAGCTTCCTGGTCAAGGAAGACGGGACCATCATGGTGGTTGCGGAAGACGGCGGCACGCCGAACCTGCGCAACATCTACTTCACCGCCGGCAGCTCCAGCGACTTCGGCCTGGTCAGCAATGCCGCGCCGGTCGTGAGCGACCTGCACGGCGACACGACCGCCTTCACGCCGGGCGCCGACCCGATGCTCGACGGCGCCTACATCGACGACCAGATGATCGGCGATCCGGTCGCCGTCACCGATGCCGACAGCAGCGACTTCGACGGCGGCGCCCTGACGATCAGCCGCAGCTCGGGCACCGCCGACGGCAGCTTCGTGTTCGACTTCGTCGGCAGCGGCCTGCTCGCCTTCGGCAGCGACAGCAATAGCGCGGACGGCACGATCCACGCCGGCGACAAGCTGTTCCTGGACGTCGGCGGAGTCTGGATCGAGATCGGCCAGGTCGACGCCCTCCGCGACGGCCAGGCCGGGCGCGACCTCGTGATCCACTTCAGCGGCGCAAATGCCACCCCGGCCGCGGCCGAAGAACTGATCAAGTTCATGATGTTCACCGCGCCGAGCGCCGGCCAGCGTGTGTTCTCGCTGACGGTCGACGACGGCGCGGGCGGCGTTTCCGTTCCGGCCAGTTTCGCCATGACCGGACGCGACGTCGTGGCGCCGGCCGTCACCGACATCAGCTCGAGCACCGCGAACGGCGTCTACAAGGCCGGCGCCGCCATCCTGATCCAGGTGCAGTTCTCGGAAGCGGTCCTGGTCACCGGCGCGCCGACCCTGCTGCTCGATAACGGCGGCGTCGCCACCCACGTCGGCGGCAGCGGCGACACCCTGGTGTTCAGCTACACCGTGCAAGCGGGCCAGATCTCGCCCGATCTCGACGTCGCCGGAACCGGCGCGCTCCAGCTCAACGGCGGCAGCATCCAAGATGCTGCCGGCAACACCGCCAACCTGACCCTGCCCGCCCCCGGCACCGCCGGCTCGCTCGGCGCCAACAAGGCGATCGCGGTCGACGGTGCGGCTCCGACCGACATCGCCCTCAGCAATGCCGCGATCACCACCCTGGACGGCGCCCACGCCGTGGTCGGCACGCTGAGCAGCGTCGACGCCAACGCCCAGGACAGCTTCAGCTACAGCCTGGTGAGCGGCGCCGGCGCGACCGACAACGCCGCCTTCGAGATCGCCGGCGGCGTGCTGCGCGCGCTCGATGCCGCCACCCTCGGCGACGGCGCCAGGTCGGTACGCGTGCGCACCACCGATGCAGCCGGCAACACCTACGAAGAAGCCTTCTCGATCGCGGTCAGCTCGCCGCCGACGGTGGCGATCAGCGCCAGCCAGGCCACGCTCGGCGCAGGCGGCGCCGCCCTGGTCACCTTCACCTTCAGCAAGACCCCGCACGGCTTCGACGCGGCAGACATCACCGTCAGCGGCGGCAGCCTGGGCGCCCTGGCGGTCGACCCGCAGAACGACAAGGTGTATACCGCCACCTTCACCCCGGCGCCTGACCAGCAGAACCTGGCCGCCGCGATCTCGGTCGGCGCCGGCAAGTTCGCCGACGCCGATGGCCTGGTCAACGTCGCCAGCACGGTCAATGTCGCCATCGGCGGCGATACCCTGGCGCCGAGCCTGAGCATCACGGCCGACCGTACCAGCTTCAAGGCCGGCCAGAGCGCCACCGTCACCTTCAGCTTCAGCGAGGCGCCGGTCGGCTTCGACGCGGCCGACATCGTCACCAGCGGCGGCAGCCTCGGCGGCCTGGCCGCCACCGCCGACAGCAAGGTGTACACCGCGAGCTTCACCCCGAGCGCCGGCCTCGACAGCCTGTCGGGCGCCATCGCGGTGGCCGGCGCCGGCTTCGCCGACGCCTACGGCAACGCCGGCAGCGACGCGGCTGAACTGGCGATCGGCGGCGACACCCGCGCCCCGGTCGTCAGCGAGGCGCACATTGCCGTTTCCGGCGCCAGCGGCGCAAACGGCACTTTCGTGGCCGGCGACACCGTCACCGTCAGCTGGAACGACGGTGCGACGGGCGACGACAACGGCGACACCGCCGGCGCCAGCGTCGACTTCAGCAGCTTCGGCGGCCCGGCGGCGGTCGCGGCCACCCTTGCCGACGGCGTATGGAGCGCCGGCTGGCTTCTTGCAGCGGGCACGCTCGATGCCTCGGGACTGACGGTCTCGGTCACCGCGCGCGACGCCGCCGGCAACACCGGAACCCGCGCCGACGACAGCAATGCCGCCGCCGACACCCAGGCGCCGGCGGTCAGCAGCGGCGCGATCGTCCTGAGCGGCGCCAGCGGCATCGGCGGCGCCTACCGCGTCGGCGACGTCGTCACCGCCACCTGGAACAACGGCCAGGACGGCAACCTCGACGTCGCCGCCGTGTCCGTCGACTTCAGCCAGTTCGGTGGCAGCACCGTGGCCGCCAGCGCAAGCGGCAATGTCTGGAGCGCCAGCTACACCATCGCGGCCGGGAACATCGACCTGGCCAACCGAAACGTCATCGTCTCGGTGACCGATGACGCCGGCCAGGCGACGCTGCGCGGCGGCGCCGGCAACGTGTCGGTCGATACGGTCCTGCCGCGGGTGACCGACATCAGCGTCGCCGGCGCGCCGGCGGCGAACGCCACCGGCATCGACTACACGGTGGTGTTCGACGATGCCGTGACCGGGGTCGACCTGGCAGACTTCGGCCTGTCCGCCACCGGCAGCGCGACCGGCATCCTGGCGGGCATCAGCGGCGCCGGCAAGGTCTGGACCGTGAGCGTCGCCGGGATCGGCGGCAACGGCAGCCTCGCGCTCACGCTGAACGCCGGCGGCACCGGCATCGCCGACGATGCCGGCAACCTGCTGCTCGCCGGCTACGCCGAAGGCGCCGCGCACACTGTTGCGTTCAACGCTGCGCCGGTCATCACCAGCAATGGCGGCGGCGCGGACGCTGCCTTCGGCATCGCCGAGAAGCAGCGCGCCGTGACCACCGTTGCGGCGCTGGACGCCGACGGCCACGCGCTCGGCTACAGCATCGGCGGCGCTGATGCGGCGCTGTTCGAGATCGATCCTGCCACCGGCGTGCTGCGCTTCAAGGCCACGCCGCTGCACGCCGATCCGCTCGACAGCGACCACGACAACATCTATGACCTGACCGTCAGCGTCGATGACGGCCATGGCGCCCAGGACAGCCAGACCCTGCGGGTCACGGTGCTGGGCGACCTCGACGGCGACGGCATTCCCGACACGAGCGACAGCGACATCGACAACGACGGCCGCCCGAACAGCATGGAAGACCCGGTGCCCGGTGCGTACGGCGTGACTGGCGACGGCAACGGCGACGGCGTACCCGACAGCGCCCAGCTGAACGTGGCCTCGCTGCCGACGGTCGTGCAGGGCGCGCCGTTCGCGACCCTGGAAGTGGCCGCCGGCCTGAGCCTGACTTCGGTGGGCAGCCTTCCGGCCGCGGGTGGCCTGCCGCGCAACGTCAAGATGCCGGTCGGCCAGTTCGACTTCACCATCGGCGGCGTGGCGC includes:
- a CDS encoding dicarboxylate/amino acid:cation symporter, which produces MKKPFYKVLYVQVLFAIVLGVLLGVFYPELGAKMKPLGDGFIKLIKMIIAPVIFCTVVAGIAGMQDMKKIGRVGGKALLYFEVVSTFALAIGLVVANVLKPGAGFNVDPAHLDASSIAKYTEKAKDQSTIDFVMNIIPNTFVDAFAKGDILQVLLIALLFGFSLSMLGERGRPVTKLIDDFSHVIFGVVNIVMKAAPIGAFGAMAFTIGKYGLASLLPLAKLMGSFYLTCFLFVGVVLGFIAKMTGFSVFRFIRYIKEELLIVLGTSSSESALPALMRKLERLGCSKPVVGLVVPTGYSFNLDGTNIYMTMAALFVAQATNTELTLMQELTILAVAMLTSKGASGITGAGFITLAATLAVVPTIPVAGMALILGIDRFMSEARALTNFVGNGVATVVVSKWEKELDVQRMDDVLHGRVPVEGGVAPTPELEPVRVAA
- a CDS encoding DUF4347 domain-containing protein, whose protein sequence is MPEQSTAPRQEIAFVNGNLADLQTLIAGMRPDIEIILLDPAGDGLAQIARTLAGRADLDAIHLIGHGASGLLALGDLTLDAAYLKQHADVLADIGAALAEDGDILLYGCDTGAGSAGAQFLQTLAQATGADVAASDDATGGAAAGGDWKLEVTAGQVDSAAAIADGAAWSPILALSAGTVHTYGENTWAFSSLAQDAAGNIYLAHKLDSTAISLKQWNGSAWTELTQLTTAMTGDTSFSDDLDLKVDADGNLDLMFRHAKNVTSGIDSLRGIKFGEFDMGTRTWTTTLVEQSSHPSGWLNYDDPSMTIDAAGRLHVVYNFDDASVHDYYIRYATSADGGASWATSTVLKTTIDGVDELKDPTVEVDGAGNVHLFYIREDNQNTYYGNLYYATKAAGSSTWSASTKIADALTSAFTMATDGAGHFHIGYSLRTTNDQNVTTGSKLNILSNASGSWSTETALQDARTNSIGGLQLADGKLHMLVNSRTLDRSATEIYVMREDAGTWQKGYQGEAVLPALSTESSSQYFAERSFLVKEDGTIMVVAEDGGTPNLRNIYFTAGSSSDFGLVSNAAPVVSDLHGDTTAFTPGADPMLDGAYIDDQMIGDPVAVTDADSSDFDGGALTISRSSGTADGSFVFDFVGSGLLAFGSDSNSADGTIHAGDKLFLDVGGVWIEIGQVDALRDGQAGRDLVIHFSGANATPAAAEELIKFMMFTAPSAGQRVFSLTVDDGAGGVSVPASFAMTGRDVVAPAVTDISSSTANGVYKAGAAILIQVQFSEAVLVTGAPTLLLDNGGVATHVGGSGDTLVFSYTVQAGQISPDLDVAGTGALQLNGGSIQDAAGNTANLTLPAPGTAGSLGANKAIAVDGAAPTDIALSNAAITTLDGAHAVVGTLSSVDANAQDSFSYSLVSGAGATDNAAFEIAGGVLRALDAATLGDGARSVRVRTTDAAGNTYEEAFSIAVSSPPTVAISASQATLGAGGAALVTFTFSKTPHGFDAADITVSGGSLGALAVDPQNDKVYTATFTPAPDQQNLAAAISVGAGKFADADGLVNVASTVNVAIGGDTLAPSLSITADRTSFKAGQSATVTFSFSEAPVGFDAADIVTSGGSLGGLAATADSKVYTASFTPSAGLDSLSGAIAVAGAGFADAYGNAGSDAAELAIGGDTRAPVVSEAHIAVSGASGANGTFVAGDTVTVSWNDGATGDDNGDTAGASVDFSSFGGPAAVAATLADGVWSAGWLLAAGTLDASGLTVSVTARDAAGNTGTRADDSNAAADTQAPAVSSGAIVLSGASGIGGAYRVGDVVTATWNNGQDGNLDVAAVSVDFSQFGGSTVAASASGNVWSASYTIAAGNIDLANRNVIVSVTDDAGQATLRGGAGNVSVDTVLPRVTDISVAGAPAANATGIDYTVVFDDAVTGVDLADFGLSATGSATGILAGISGAGKVWTVSVAGIGGNGSLALTLNAGGTGIADDAGNLLLAGYAEGAAHTVAFNAAPVITSNGGGADAAFGIAEKQRAVTTVAALDADGHALGYSIGGADAALFEIDPATGVLRFKATPLHADPLDSDHDNIYDLTVSVDDGHGAQDSQTLRVTVLGDLDGDGIPDTSDSDIDNDGRPNSMEDPVPGAYGVTGDGNGDGVPDSAQLNVASLPTVVQGAPFATLEVAAGLSLTSVGSLPAAGGLPRNVKMPVGQFDFTIGGVAPGATAEVSIYVDSSYKVNGYYKLDAGNNWVNLATSVLTVGSKTKLSFSLTDGGIFDSDGLVNGSISDPGGLVTIAPAITSNGGAVNASVEVEEGATGVTTVQANQGARYAISGGLDAALFQIDAGTGTLRFVSAPAYGAPKDAGGDNVYDVQVTASDAFGSDTQALAVRVTAAPPAPPTVIDGVKVDTSTRDNADGSTSQVITIPVVEQNRNETVGNNTVADIPLVSSGGGTVLSAQVPTGVGLQVSGSAAPGGVADAITNLIREIKGVTAAGSHDQAQMTGGGSGFLSSLPQDANLLVQTVVPTVAPGAGAAGPLVIQGAVPGTGGPLSALVIDAKGLPAGSTILLQNVDFAAIVGSVTVTGGAGAQTVWGDGASQTIMLGEDDDVLHGGAGNDSVGSAGGNDKVYGDEGDDIVFGGLGDDLVDGGSGFDTVQLVGSGRADYTARFVDGHLVLAHGKDGGGADGTDIVANVEALRFTNAAADTSVRGSIERLYEAVLGRDADTAGVDAWLAAVGKGASLLDVAADMLASGEAQLQAGGDADFVTALYSRSLERSVDAGGLQYWTDALAAGTVSRAGLTLLVAESAEKLAKPVSLDIEVGDTDIGTLVRLYATLFDRAPDSAGINHWLSLSEAGVSLDRIADHFLASDEAVAAYGALDNRAFTAALYQQSMHRSGSDVEVSYWTGLLDNGSLDRGDVLLQFAESNEKVSLVGVVGTSLDGAPTL